The following proteins come from a genomic window of Nicotiana tomentosiformis chromosome 12, ASM39032v3, whole genome shotgun sequence:
- the LOC104112301 gene encoding uncharacterized protein: MENKWRIFRNQQQINKAKSCTMLCKKHSKHQQSPGVCSICLSEKLSKLSKTSRSNTTTVTSSFSSSSTLSSLSSSSDVSSCSSPSYRRMKTMAILRSGNKSNNMLTKSRSLVFVTRRGEGEMENNGKKKKRGFLSKLLHPRKNKKDERLVHSKTTRERLTT; this comes from the coding sequence atggaaaacaaatgGAGAATTTTCAGAAATCAGCAACAAATCAACAAAGCAAAGTCCTGTACTATGTTATGCAAAAAGCATTCAAAGCACCAGCAATCGCCAGGGGTTTGCTCCATTTGTCTAAGTGAAAAGCTCTCTAAGCTTTCAAAAACTTCACGTAGCAATACTACAACCgttacttcttctttttcttcatcgtCAActttgtcttctttatcttcctcTTCCGATGTTTCGTCGTGTTCTTCTCCGTCATATCGCAGGATGAAAACTATGGCTATCTTGAGAAGTGGTAATAAGAGTAATAATATGCTTACAAAGAGTAGGTCATTGGTTTTTGTTACGAGGAGGGGAGAAGGAGAAATGGAGAATAacgggaagaagaagaaaagagggTTTCTGTCTAAATTGCTGCATCCAAGGAAAAACAAGAAGGATGAGCGTTTGGTGCATTCGAAAACTACTAGAGAAAGGCTAACAACATGA